One window of the Mixophyes fleayi isolate aMixFle1 chromosome 6, aMixFle1.hap1, whole genome shotgun sequence genome contains the following:
- the LOC142160800 gene encoding uncharacterized protein LOC142160800 encodes MTQGVELGRDWLALQRELHNSLEAQKRQSVLVEKLQAKVVQYRNRYQELQQTQEWNLSHGELEMDKALQRLEEEQQRCESLAAVNLLLREDLERTQEANSMLGEDMHKLTADWSSALQELKRKESDWESERGLYNSRIQGEHSRLLSLWTEVVTFHRHFRELKTATERDLSAVRADWTRCIRLLQTSCSSLVSWRLQGPERVTQPPNYLIVSWDHGLESMSMSGQEDRAKMEPEIKEVDTSLESFRRAEESLRSQIETLRQEVESKSSHVQILELELRSLRSELETAEKEASVMRSQLETATQETSVMRSQLETATQETSVMRSQLETATQETSEMRAQLETATQETSVMRSQLETTDQEASVMRSQLETTDQEASVMRSQLETATQEASMMRSQLEMAEQEASLKEISQEDILKEEIMSRAQLITANEEVCLMKSQLELSNLEVKSLTSLVEALGKEISSLRSQLEASQQEVHPLRLKVESSEQEIESSSRHVEELEQEVSAMSSQLKERFLEAESLRSRLKTYEMEGESRFHDMEQELRDRHQRSLDAIESERSDLCHDLMLLREELLRSRLETDLSQDETSGLQSALHKAEKQMAELLVDQSRHKADVEDLQDALAKMGDLNRALSLDKVELDSLLQQKEKEIESIRDIRQDLERQLITSRQHLQQCETERSQQRAEIAKEQLLLQESEVARESLETELRYLRGERDRLQAELRQERECLEKEQDRLSHDAETLSQEKSTLSVQLGVTERECYDLREKLEDIHSMKQSLEDSLFASQERSSQLEITCSQLEMQVATISQSKKTVQDEVSLLYAERETSQKRFLALSQRLSDLEEEYEAERSRREDLERNLKELDTLREHLEGEQSLRQVAEGRAKNLEREKQMTEQLQTELEGVTLSLRQLEREMTELRHSLKNSQCEKEIALENLERQILMKSEQDRQMEILKETFKECLEDKESALTALSAQALTLEEREGQISELRKNIQECSRDKESALTVVAQIRLTLQEREREIKALKENIMQCQNEKETATNALQHQIQSCKETNIELAAVAKQLEKSEELKENALKGENKSSLIVAQREHEIDDLNVKITAIQQERETILEQLSIVTAKAEQEQSALQQLLKQCQVDQEATINGLQKNVRERDTEIETLRVSLKEHERETESALEEVARQTLLLKERDNLIESLRVRLVECELEKDHVTLKQKECDQNVTTLSETLRECIKEKENSLSLLQSQTEWLKERDSEINILKETLFTVQNEKEIILIDLESKKKTLKERDETYVLLQENARDCQEEKEQQVSIVKQQKKEIADLEENLERCQRERSIAETMLERLESQKESMERETKMEKNLLQEKVSEHSQALIKKDREIEVMEKQFERERNVLNERINAHSHTVNENERELKESREYQRKNRHLENRLSEVLRDIQLVEEQRERDTMILKARLEHVSQTLLEKEKELEEDRMQFNRENSDLNERVRELLQGLKEKGIQEQESDRKIKELKREIEELQRFLLDKEREAEDKTVQSDREVMTLKQTIAKLSQTIIDRDVQDEEREEHVRTLKRRIEEISQLDKDNEEAMNERMELLGKTLKEKERQCEEVKMENNSLKERGLKLSEASMEKERELDEAKDKMKSLTEKLGELQEVLILKEEEIKTKEMQSKEEKSLLRQRLSQHSNTLLEKKRETEEKGMEIKYLRDKIGELGQVVMDKEQELTEKENLIAIEKRSQRRRESEFSQALRENKREVDDKQLEIRSLTDKITELGQVLINKEQETEEDARQNEEEKKVLKQKVIELSQALIEMNQETEVEKSEIKMLKEKVDELRENLIEKEKEMEEREREAREDKASQRQRFAELTQSLMEKNREEDEREKTIRELRQGLLDQEREIMEEERQNEEEKKVLKKRVEELSWSLSQKEREVDETKFEMKTLREKIEELRQMLSVKEKEVKEEKRQNEDDKKSLQQRVKDFSQVLVDKEREANEAKLEIKSLGEKIENLRQVLRDKELELIENRQNEEEKKLLQQRVKYVSQSLVEKEQEADETTLEMISLREKIEALRQALVDKQHQIDEEKRYNEEEKNSMKQRVRDLSQALVEKEQEADQTKLEMESLREKIGRQRQLQLDKEQEINGEKRQNEEEKKATKKRMTELSWSLTQKEREVDEAKFEMKSLREKLAELRQGLTNKEEEVKEEKRQNEDDKKSLQQRVKDFSQVLVEKEREADGSKLEIKSLGEKIENLRQVLRDKELELIENRQNEEEKKLLQQRVKYVSQSLVEKEQEADETTLEMISLREKIEALRQALVDKQHQIDEEKRYNEEEKNSMKQRVRDLSQALVEKEQEADQTKLEMESLREKIGRQRQLQLDKEQEINWEKRQNEEEKKATKKRMTELSWSITQKETEVDEAKFEMKSLREKLGELRQGLTNKEEELQEEKRRNEEEKNSLQQRVKYVSQALLEKEQEADGTNKEVKSLREKIGELRQALVDKQQEIEVEKRHHEDENKSMRHRVRDQTLVEKEREADKTLLEMESLREEIGDLRLVLIDKEKELKAKERDSEVEKTDLSQRVAELSHALIEKVREADDTNRQIKALRHMLGELRQTLVNKDKEIEQGRQNEENIYLRERVRELSQALKDKERDAGETRGNMKVKERSVKDEKILREEEKTTLGLKMTELSEALTEKGKEVEVMEHPSKKTRECKQVQIDEKQEINMQDLQSEDDKQVLRRQVIQLTQVITEKEREMEMTMFEMNSLKEKIGELKHVLTDKEQDIKLKERESEEEKKHLRQRVTDLSQTLEMKEKIIMEVTASGWRMQKHVQELVGGNIEVNREEDDVMRERGRLEDGRGDPREFTDGSLRTRQEEARGRIQLVSGDNRALEDRDENLLSQESNNQYTEEEARVQVMWKELKALYNERDEAKKREEILRRRLDKAESALRRMEAEEISWRQKSQQLESEKVKKDYRPADSGGTNDSDNVQKRLEVLQEAVARLENDRSLLEDQKLHLSETLQEVERERRNLRRELRKSTAMSSQQHSKSKTQEGDGDSTSRLSVKELQLQVSLLQSQLDAERGHRSRYIQRCSRTTDDLLSLRHNLTRSLAAVTSDTRPQVLERETIRLDDTLNRSLGLPTA; translated from the exons ATGACGCAGGGGGTGGAGCTTGGCCGGGATTGGCTGGCTCTGCAAAGGGAGCTGCACAACTCTTTAGAAGCTCAGAAGCGGCAGTCAGTGCTGGTGGAGAAGCTGCAGGCAAAG GTTGTACAGTACAGAAATCGTTACCAGGAGCTGCAGCAGACTCAGGAATGGAATCTG AGTCACGGAGAATTAGAGATGGATAAAGCTCTACAGAGGTTGGAAGAGGAGCAGCAGAG GTGCGAGAGCCTGGCTGCAGTGAACTTGTTACTCAGAGAAGACCTGGAACGCACACAGGAAGCCAATAGCATGCTGGGGGAGGATATGCACAAACTGACAGCGGACTGGTCTAGTGCCCTGCAGGAACTAAAGAGGAAGGAAAGCGACTGGGAGTCTGAGAGAGGT CTGTACAACAGCCGCATACAGGGCGAGCATTCTCGCCTCCTGAGTTTATGGACAGAGGTTGTAACGTTCCACCGACATTTTCGGGAGCTGAAAACTgcaacagagag AGATTTATCTGCGGTTCGGGCTGATTGGACAAGATGCATCCGCCTTCTTCAAACGTCATGTTCTTCTCTCGTCTCATGGAGGCTGCAGGGTCCAGAGAGGGTGACACAGCCCCCAAACTATCTGATAGTTTCTTGGGACCATGGGCTGGAGTCAATGAGCATGAGTGGTCAGGAGGACAGGGCAAAAATGGAGCCCGAAATTAAGGAAGTAGACACATCACTTGAGTCCTTTAGGCGTGCAGAAGAATCTTTAAGATCACAAATTGAGACACTGCGACAGGAAGTAGAAAGTAAAAGCTCACATGTACAGATATTAGAGTTGGAGCTCAGATCACTTAGGTCAGAGCTAGAGACAGCAGAAAAGGAAGCAAGCGTGATGAGGTCACAGCTGGAGACCGCAACACAAGAAACGAGCGTGATGAGGTCACAGCTGGAGACCGCAACACAAGAAACGAGCGTGATGAGGTCACAGCTGGAAACCGCAACACAAGAAACAAGCGAAATGAGGGCACAGCTGGAGACCGCAACACAAGAAACGAGCGTGATGAGGTCACAGCTAGAGACAACAGACCAGGAAGCGAGCGTGATGAGGTCACAGCTAGAGACAACAGACCAGGAAGCGAGCGTGATGAGGTCACAGCTAGAGACCGCAACACAAGAAGCGAGCATGATGAGGTCACAGCTAGAGATGGCAGAACAGGAAGCAAGCTTGAAGGAGATTTCACAGGAGGATATTTTAAAAGAAGAGATAATGTCACGGGCACAGCTAATCACCGCTAACGAAGAGGTATGCCTAATGAAGTCACAACTGGAGTTGTCAAATCTAGAAGTAAAGTCATTGACATCTTTGGTTGAAGCACTTGGGAAGGAAATAAGTTCATTAAGATCACAGCTGGAGGCATCCCAGCAGGAGGTACATCCACTGAGGTTGAAGGTAGAGTCTTCTGAACAGGAAATAGAATCAAGTAGTCGTCACGTTGAAGAGCTGGAACAGGAAGTGAGCGCTATGAGCTCACAGCTTAAAGAGCGCTTTCTGGAGGCGGAGTCTCTGAGGTCGCGTCTGAAGACATACGAAATGGAGGGAGAGTCTCGATTTCATGATATGGAGCAAGAACTGCGAGACAGGCA CCAGCGATCGCTTGATGCTATCGAGTCAGAACGCTCTGATCTGTGCCACGATTTAATGCTGTTAAGGGAGGAGCTTCTGCGCTCTCGCCTTGAGACGGACTTGTCTCAGGATGAAACCTCTGGGTTACAGAGTGCTCTTCACAAG GCAGAGAAACAGATGGCGGAGCTGCTGGTAGACCAGAGCCGACACAAGGCCGACGTAGAGGATCTTCAAGATGCACTTGCTAAGATGGGAGACTTGAACAGAGCATTGTCTCTGGATAAAGTGGAACTGGACAGTCTCTTGCAGCAG AAGGAGAAAGAGATCGAGTCTATCAGAGACATTCGACAGGATTTAGAGAGACAGCTGATTACATCCCGTCAGCATCTGCAGCAATGCGAGACAGAGCGCTCACAGCAGAGAGCAGAGATCGCCAAGGAACAACTCTTACTGCAGGAGAGCGAGGTGGCAAGAGAGAGCCTGGAAACTGAGCTGAGATACCtccggggagagagagacagactgcaGGCCGAGTTGAGACAG GAAAGAGAGTGTCtggagaaagagcaggacagattGTCTCATGATGCGGAAACCCTGAGTCAGGAGAAGTCTACACTGAGTGTACAGCTTGGAGTTACCGAAAGAGAGTGCTATGACCTGAGGGAGAAGCTGGAAGACATCCA TTCCATGAAACAGTCTCTGGAGGACTCTCTCTTTGCATCTCAGGAAAGGTCTTCTCAGCTGGAGATCACATGTAGTCAACTAGAGATGCAGGTGGCAACAATCAGTCAGTCCAAGAAGACTGTCCAAG ATGAGGTTTCCCTCCTTTATGCTGAGCGGGAGACTTCACAGAAGAGATTTCTTGCCCTTTCTCAGAGATTGTCCGACCTGGAAGAGGAGTATGAAGCCGAGAGATCACGAAGAGAGGACCTGGAACGGAATCTG AAAGAATTAGACACCCTGAGAGAGCATCTGGAGGGAGAACAGTCCCTGAGACAGGTTGCTGAGGGCCGAGCAAAGAATCTAGAAAGAGAAAAGCAGATGACTGAGCAACTTCAGACTGAACTCGAAGGAGTAACCCTCTCTTTGAGACAGCTGGAGAGAGAAATGACGGAGCTCAGACACAGcctgaaaaacagccagtgtgaGAAAGAGATTGCTTTAGAGAACCTAGAGCGCCAAATCCTTATGAAGAGCGAACAAGACCGCCAAATGGAGATTTTAAAAGAGACATTTAAGGAGTGTCTGGAAGATAAAGAAAGCGCTCTGACCGCACTGTCCGCCCAAGCTCTTACGTTAGAAGAGAGAGAGGGCCAGATTTCAGAACTCAGAAAGAATATTCAAGAGTGCAGCAGGGACAAGGAGAGCGCTTTAACCGTGGTGGCACAAATCCGCTTGACTCTACAAGAAAGAGAGCGTGAAATCAAGGCTCTTAAAGAGAACATTATGCAGTGCCAAAATGAGAAAGAGACAGCCACCAATGCTTTACAACATCAGATCCAGAGCTGTAAAGAGACAAACATAGAACTGGCAGCCGTGGCTAAACAACTGGAAAAGAGTGAAGAATTGAAAGAGAATGCGctgaaaggagaaaacaaaagtaGTCTGATTGTAGCACAGAGAGAGCACGAAATCGATGATTTGAATGTAAAAATTACAGCAATTCAGCAAGAAAGAGAGACCATTTTAGAACAGCTGTCTATTGTGACTGCTAAGGCAGAGCAGGAGCAGTCGGCTCTACAACAGCTTCTCAAGCAATGTCAAGTAGACCAAGAGGCCACAATTAATGGACTGCAAAAAAATGTGCGAGAGCGGGATACAGAAATAGAGACATTAAGAGTATCATTAAAGGAACatgagagagaaacagagagtgCACTGGAAGAAGTAGCCCGTCAAACTCTGTTGTTAAAAGAAAGAGACAATCTGATTGAATCCTTACGAGTGAGACTTGTGGAGTGCGAGTTAGAGAAAGATCATGTGACTTTAAAACAAAAAGAGTGTGACCAAAATGTTACAACATTAAGTGAGACTCTTCGAGAGTGCATTAAGGAAAAAGAGAATTCTCTTAGCTTATTGCAGTCTCAGACTGAATGGTTAAAAGAGAGAGACAGCGAGATAAACATTTTGAAAGAGACCCTCTTTACAGTTCAAAACGAAAAAGAAATTATTCTCATTGATTTAGAGTCTAAGAAGAAAACTTTAAAAGAGAGAGATGAAACTTATGTGTTACTGCAAGAAAATGCCCGAGACTGCCAAGAAGAAAAGGAGCAGCAGGTATCGATTGTAAAGCAGCAGAAGAAAGAGATTGCGGACCTTGAAGAGAACttggagagatgtcaaagagagAGGTCTATTGCAGAAACAATGCTAGAGCGCCTGGAGTCTCAGAAAGAGTCCATGGAGAGAGagacaaaaatggaaaaaaatcttCTGCAGGAAAAAGTCTCGGAACATTCTCAGGCATTAATCAAAAAAGATAGAGAAATTGAAGTTATGGAGAAACAGTTTGAGAGAGAGCGCAATGTTCTGAATGAGAGAATAAACGCACATTCACACACTGTAAACGAGAATGAGAGGGAATTAAAGGAGAGTAGAGAATATCAGAGAAAAAATAGACATCTGGAGAACAGGCTTTCGGAGGTCCTGAGAGACATACAACTGGTTGAGGAACAAAGGGAAAGGGACACCATGATTTTGAAGGCGAGATTAGAACATGTTTCCCAGACTTTGCTTGAGAAGGAGAAAGAATTAGAAGAAGATAGAATGCAGTTTAATAGGGAAAACAGTGATTTAAATGAGAGAGTCAGAGAGCTTTTGCAAGGTCTGAAAGAGAAAGGCATTCAGGAACAGGAGAGTGACCGTAAAATAAAAGAACTGAAGAGAGAAATAGAAGAGCTTCAACGGTTTCTACTAGATAAAGAGAGAGAAGCAGAGGACAAGACAGTCCAGAGTGATAGGGAGGTTATGACTCTGAAACAGACTATAGcaaaactttcccaaacaatCATAGACAGAGATGTCCAGGATGAGGAGAGAGAAGAGCATGTGAGAACTCTGAAGAGAAGAATAGAAGAGATTAGTCAGCTCGATAAGGACAATGAAGAAGCTATGAATGAGAGAATGGAATTACTTGGAAAAACTTTGAAAGAAAAGGAGAGACAGTGCGAAGAAGTGAAAATGGAAAACAACAGTCTGAAGGAGAGAGGATTAAAACTTTCTGAGGCTTCCATGGAAAAGGAAAGAGAATTGGATGAGGCAAAAGATAAGATGAAATCTCTGACAGAAAAATTAGGTGAACTTCAAGAAGTCCTCATACTAAAAGAAGAAGAGATAAAGACTAAGGAGATGCAGAGCAAAGAAGAGAAATCATTATTGAGGCAGCGTTTATCTCAACATTCCAACACACTTTtagagaagaagagagaaacaGAAGAGAAGGGCATGGAAATTAAATATCTGAGGGATAAGATTGGAGAACTTGGACAAGTTGTGATGGACAAGGAGCAAGAGCTAACAGAGAAGGAAAATCTTATTGCGATAGAGAAGAGATCTCAGCGACGGAGAGAATCAGAATTTTCTCAAGCTTTAAGGGAAAATAAAAGAGAAGTGGATGACAAACAACTGGAAATTAGATCGTTGACAGACAAGATAACAGAACTTGGTCAAGTGTTGATAAATAAGGAgcaggagacagaagaggatgCGAGACAGaacgaagaagaaaaaaaagtcctgaagCAAAAAGTTATAGAACTTTCACAGGCTCTAATAGAGATGAACCAAGAAACAGAAGTGGAAAAATCTGAGATTAAAATGTTGAAAGAAAAGGTAGATGAACTTAGAGAAAACTTGATTGAGAAAGAAAAGGAGATGGAAGAGAGAGAACGAGAGGCGAGAGAAGATAAGGCATCACAAAGGCAGAGATTTGCAGAACTTACCCAGTCTCTTATGGAGAAAAATAGGGAGGAGGATGAGAGAGAGAAAACGATAAGAGAACTGAGACAAGGTCTTTTAGACCAGGAACGGGAAATTATGGAAGAGGAAAGACAGAATGAGGAAGAAAAGAAAGTCCTGAAGAAGAGAGTGGAAGAACTTTCTTGGTCTCTATCACAGAAGGAGAGAGAAGTAGATGAGACAAAGTTTGAAATGAAAACCCTGAGAGAAAAGATAGAAGAACTTAGACAAATGCTGTCTGTTAAGGAGAAAGAGGTTAAAGAGGAAAAGAGACAGAATGAAGATGACAAAAAATCTCTGCAGCAAAGAGTGAAAGATTTTTCCCAGGTTCTTGTAGACAAAGAGCGAGAAGCTAATGAGGCAAAACTAGAGATTAAATCTCTAGGAGAGAAGATAGAAAACCTTAGACAAGTTCTCAGAGACAAGGAGCTAGAGCTGATTGAGAATAGGCAGAATGAGGAAGAGAAGAAACTTCTGCAGCAAAGAGTGAAATATGTTTCCCAGTCACTTGTAGAAAAGGAGCAAGAAGCTGATGAGACAACTCTAGAAATGATCTCTCTAAGAGAGAAAATAGAAGCACTTAGACAAGCCCTAGTAGATAAGCAGCACCAAATAGATGAGGAGAAGAGATACAATGAGGAGGAGAAGAATTCTATGAAACAGAGAGTGAGGGACCTTTCGCAGGCCTTAGTAGAAAAGGAACAAGAAGCAGATCAGACAAAGTTAGAGATGGAATCTCTTAGAGAGAAGATAGGAAGACAGAGACAACTTCAGCTTGACAAGGAACAAGAAATTAATGGGGAAAAAAGACAGAATGAGGAAGAAAAGAAAGCCACGAAGAAGAGAATGACAGAGCTTTCTTGGTCTCTAACACAGAAGGAGAGAGAAGTAGACGAGGCAAAGTTTGAGATGAAATCCCTGAGAGAAAAATTAGCAGAACTTAGGCAAGGGCTGACTAATAAGGAGGAAGAGGTCAAAGAGGAAAAGAGACAGAATGAAGATGACAAAAAATCTCTGCAGCAAAGAGTGAAAGATTTTTCCCAGGTTCTTGTAGAGAAAGAGCGAGAAGCTGATGGGTCAAAACTAGAGATTAAATCTCTAGGAGAGAAGATAGAAAACCTTAGACAAGTTCTCAGAGACAAGGAGCTAGAGCTGATTGAGAATAGGCAGAATGAGGAAGAGAAGAAACTTCTGCAGCAAAGAGTGAAATATGTTTCCCAGTCACTTGTAGAAAAGGAGCAAGAAGCTGATGAGACAACTCTAGAAATGATCTCTCTAAGAGAGAAAATAGAAGCACTTAGACAAGCCCTAGTAGATAAGCAGCACCAGATAGATGAGGAGAAGAGGTACAATGAAGAGGAGAAGAATTCTATGAAACAGAGAGTGAGGGACCTTTCGCAGGCCTTAGTAGAAAAGGAACAAGAAGCAGATCAGACAAAGTTAGAGATGGAATCTCTTAGAGAGAAGATAGGAAGACAGAGACAACTTCAGCTTGACAAGGAACAAGAAATTAACTGGGAAAAAAGACAGAATGAGGAAGAAAAGAAAGCCACAAAGAAGAGAATGACAGAGCTTTCCTGGTCTATAACACAGAAGGAGACAGAAGTAGACGAGGCAAAGTTTGAGATGAAATCCCTGAGAGAAAAATTAGGAGAACTTAGGCAAGGGCTGACTAATAAGGAGGAAGAGCTACAAGAGGAGAAGAGACGGAATGAGGAAGAGAAGAATTCTCTGCAACAAAGAGTGAAATATGTTTCCCAGGCTCTTTTAGAGAAAGAGCAAGAAGCTGATGGGACAAATAAAGAAGTGAAATCTCTAAGAGAGAAAATAGGAGAACTTAGACAAGCTTTAGTAGATAAACAGCAAGAGATAGAGGTGGAAAAGAGACACCATGAGGACGAGAATAAATCTATGAGACATAGAGTGAGGGACCAGACACTAGTAGAAAAGGAACGAGAAGCAGATAAGACATTGTTAGAGATGGAATCTCTTAGAGAGGAGATAGGAGACTTAAGACTAGTTCTGATAGACAAGGAGAAAGAGCTAAAGGCAAAAGAACGCGATAGCGAGGTAGAAAAAACAGACTTAAGCCAGAGAGTGGCAGAGCTTTCACATGCATTAATAGAGAAAGTAAGGGAAGCTGATGATACTAATAGGCAGATTAAAGCTTTGAGACATATGCTAGGAGAACTTAGGCAAACTCTGGTAAATAAGGATAAAGAGATTGAGCAGGGAAGACAAAATGAGGAAAATATATATCTGAGGGAAAGAGTGCGAGAGCTTTCTCAAGCTCTGAAAGATAaagagagagacgcaggggagacgAGAGGGAATATGAAGGTTAAAGAGAGGAGCGTAAAGGATGAGAAGATACTGAGGGAGGAAGAAAAGACAACATTGGGACTTAAAATGACTGAACTTTCAGAAGCCCTAACAGAAAAGGGGAAAGAAGTAGAAGTGATGGAACATCCAAGTAAGAAGACAAGAGAGTGTAAACAAGTTCAGATAGATGAGAAGCAAGAGATAAACATGCAAGATCTACAAAGCGAAGACGATAAACAGGTCCTCAGGCGGCAAGTGATACAACTTACTCAGGTTATAACAGAGAAAGAGCGGGAAATGGAGATGACAATGTTTGAGATGAACTCTTTAAAGGAGAAGATAGGAGAACTTAAACATGTTTTGACAGATAAAGAACAAGATATAAAACTGAAAGAAAGAGAAAGTGAAGAGGAGAAAAAACATCTGAGGCAAAGAGTGACTGACCTATCCCAAACTCTGGAGATGAAAGAGAAAATTATAATGGAGGTAACAGCTTCGGGCTGGAGGATGCAGAAGCATGTACAAGAGCTTGTAGGAGGTAATATAGAGGTAAACAGAGAAGAAGACGACGTTATGAGAGAACGAGGAAGACTGGAGGACGGACGGGGAGACCCAAGAGAATTTACAGATGGTAGTCTGAGGACTAGACAGGAAGAGGCCAGAGGACGCATACAATTAGTGAGTGGAGATAATAGGGCACTGGAAGACCGCGATGAGAACCTTCTATCCCAGGAGAGCAATAATCAGTACACAGAGGAAGAAGCAAGAGTACAAGTGATGTGGAAAGAGTTGAAAGCTCTTTATAATGAGAGAGATGAAGCTAAGAAGAGGGAGGAGATCTTGAGGAGGAGGTTAGATaaagcagaatctgcactcagaCGCATGGAGGCTGAGGAAATCTCTTGGAGGCAGAAGTCTCAACAACTGGAATCCGAGAAGGTTAAAAAG GATTATAGACCTGCAGACTCGGGGGGAACTAACGACAGTGACAACGTACAGAAGAGGTTGGAGGTCCTGCAAGAGGCTGTGGCGAGGCTGGAAAATGACAGGTCTTTACTAGAGGATCAAAAGCTGCATCTGAGCGAGACCTTACAGGAA gtggagagggagaggaggaacCTCCGTAGAGAGTTGCGCAAGTCAACAGCCATGTCGTCACAGCAGCACTCGAAAAGCAAGACACAAGAG GGCGACGGTGATTCTACATCTCGGCTAAGTGTGAAAGAGCTACAGCTACAG GTCTCTCTCCTACAATCACAGCTTGATGCAGAGCGTGGACACCGTTCCCGGTACATACAGCGCTGTTCACGTACCACTGATGACCTTCTGAGCCTGAGACATAATCTAACCCGTTCACTGGCTGCCGTGACCTCCGATACTCGACCTCAGGTACTAGAGAGAGAAACGATTCGTCTGGATGACACCCTGAACCGCAGCCTCGGGCTTCCCACTGCCTGA